In Deinococcus psychrotolerans, a genomic segment contains:
- a CDS encoding TIGR00282 family metallophosphoesterase — MLRVFFVGDVYGKPGRRVLAEQLPKLRSNFDFIIVNGENAAGGFGLNRESFELITGAGADAVTLGNHAWHHKEVYGLLDDPRLIRPLNMPSGTPGRGWSTFEVGSERVTVVNLLGRVFMEAVHNPFLVMDRLLGQPDLGSVFVDFHAEATSEKAALAWHLDGRVAAVIGTHTHVPTADSRILPRGTAFQTDAGFTGPAHSIIGADPEGPIQKFLTERPHRFGVKEGPAELNGVMLELENGKALTIERYHYEE; from the coding sequence ATGTTGCGTGTGTTTTTTGTAGGAGACGTCTACGGCAAGCCCGGCAGGCGGGTGCTGGCCGAGCAGCTACCCAAGCTGCGCTCCAACTTTGATTTCATCATCGTCAACGGCGAAAACGCGGCGGGCGGTTTTGGCCTCAACCGCGAATCGTTTGAACTCATCACGGGCGCGGGCGCGGACGCGGTGACGCTGGGCAACCACGCTTGGCACCATAAGGAAGTCTACGGGCTGCTCGACGACCCACGCCTGATTCGCCCACTGAATATGCCCTCCGGCACGCCCGGACGCGGCTGGAGCACTTTTGAGGTCGGCAGTGAGCGCGTCACGGTGGTCAATCTGCTGGGACGGGTCTTTATGGAAGCTGTTCACAATCCCTTTTTGGTGATGGATAGACTGCTGGGACAGCCCGATCTGGGCAGCGTGTTTGTGGATTTTCACGCCGAGGCCACCAGCGAAAAAGCCGCGCTGGCTTGGCACTTAGATGGGCGGGTTGCCGCCGTGATCGGCACCCATACCCACGTGCCCACCGCCGACAGCCGAATTTTGCCGCGCGGCACCGCCTTTCAGACTGACGCCGGATTCACTGGCCCAGCACACAGCATCATCGGCGCTGACCCGGAAGGCCCCATCCAAAAATTCCTGACCGAGCGCCCCCACCGCTTCGGCGTCAAAGAAGGCCCAGCCGAACTCAACGGCGTGATGCTTGAATTGGAGAAC
- a CDS encoding HD-GYP domain-containing protein, translated as MSGPFSRYPFDDLGATEQASLPERPSVQGQQPDIEANDAELLALQPSALFLLDQAGILIRLGGNWQGVTGLRPEQVLGRPLHQFVKLPPSSHPQGLYAQSGVCEEASIGRGGLSKRVRLVWQRGEGGTGGSLELPGPREREIYERSEKLRRAEVALEQTITCLGTTLDTFQSHHVKRMVSYAVRLGQAYGLSEQDLSALRWGATLHDVGKVRVPQHILIKTGPLSAEEFGVVLQHPQWGAEILGQLDFLPDAARDAVLHHHERWDGQGYPAGLREDQIPLLARIVMIADVFDALTSDRSYKTAWTPAAAGEYLIRESGRAFEGDLVRLFLERVMDLGYLYGDQASTL; from the coding sequence TTGAGCGGGCCCTTCAGCCGCTACCCTTTTGACGATCTCGGCGCGACCGAACAGGCGAGTCTTCCAGAGCGTCCGTCGGTGCAAGGCCAGCAACCAGACATCGAGGCCAATGACGCCGAGCTCCTGGCCTTGCAGCCATCGGCGCTGTTTTTGCTCGATCAAGCGGGCATCCTGATTCGGCTCGGCGGCAATTGGCAAGGTGTCACCGGCCTGCGGCCCGAGCAGGTGCTGGGCCGCCCGCTGCACCAATTTGTCAAGTTGCCGCCCAGCAGCCACCCCCAGGGCTTGTATGCACAGAGCGGTGTTTGCGAGGAAGCGTCGATTGGGCGCGGCGGCTTGTCGAAGCGGGTTCGACTCGTTTGGCAGCGCGGCGAGGGCGGCACCGGCGGCAGTCTGGAGCTGCCCGGCCCCAGAGAGCGCGAGATCTATGAGCGCAGCGAGAAGTTGCGCCGCGCCGAGGTTGCTTTGGAGCAGACCATCACCTGCTTGGGCACCACCCTCGATACGTTCCAGAGCCACCACGTCAAGCGGATGGTGTCGTATGCCGTTCGGCTGGGTCAGGCTTATGGCCTGAGCGAACAAGACCTGAGTGCGCTGCGCTGGGGCGCGACGCTGCACGACGTGGGCAAAGTGCGCGTTCCTCAACACATCCTGATCAAAACTGGGCCGCTGAGCGCTGAGGAATTCGGCGTGGTTCTCCAGCATCCGCAGTGGGGCGCAGAAATTTTGGGGCAGCTTGACTTTTTGCCCGACGCTGCCCGTGACGCCGTGCTTCACCACCATGAGCGCTGGGACGGCCAAGGTTATCCCGCCGGACTGCGGGAAGACCAGATTCCTCTTCTCGCCCGCATCGTGATGATCGCCGACGTTTTTGACGCGCTGACCAGTGACCGCTCCTACAAAACGGCTTGGACACCCGCCGCTGCCGGCGAGTACCTGATCCGCGAATCGGGCCGCGCCTTCGAGGGCGACTTGGTGCGCTTGTTTTTGGAACGGGTGATGGATCTGGGCTACCTCTACGGCGATCAGGCCAGCACGCTCTGA